The DNA sequence CAGACATATCATATATATACAAGGTATTGATTTCATTTGATGGAATATCATGCAGTGGGGTAAGAGGCTTCCATAGCAATACCACAGAGACCTTCCTGTGAAGCAACATCTCTTTGCATTCGTATGTAACCTTCTTCTCCCCATTCTGCGCCCCATGAGTTCTTAACCAACCAATACTTAGTCCCATCATCGCTGATGCCATAACCAACAGCAGTAACACCATGGTCTAGGCTCGTTCCACAGGTTCCTGTGAAAACACCACTTGAATAGAATTGGAAATCAGATCCACTAGCATCAATATAAACAGAAATAGGTTGACTGGCAACAGCCTTAAGAAGTGCGCTTTCACTGTTTGCAGGCACATCTTCGTGGCCAGTTATCGAGGCTGCATGGCTTACTTCCTTCTTGGCATTGCATGTAGCCTCAACACCGGTGTAGGGATAATTAGCCTCGGTGCTAAGTCCATGGTTTTCATCGATGAATCGAAAGTCATCATCCATTAAGCCACCCCAACAGTCTTGGGCTTCACCATTGACATCACGGTCAACTAGCTCTTGCTCAGACAAAGAAATCAATTTACCAGTTGTAAGTTGAGTAATTCCTTCCATGGCTGCCACGGCTGAGAACGCCCAACAGG is a window from the Rosa chinensis cultivar Old Blush chromosome 2, RchiOBHm-V2, whole genome shotgun sequence genome containing:
- the LOC112184361 gene encoding senescence-specific cysteine protease SAG39, whose amino-acid sequence is MLTNLQIISRRQRVLIDLLCSCESKTELYVSTAGPYFSQFADLTNEEFTASRNRFKGHECSTKTTTFRYENASVPATMDWRQKGAVTPVKDQGQCGSCWAFSAVAAMEGITQLTTGKLISLSEQELVDRDVNGEAQDCWGGLMDDDFRFIDENHGLSTEANYPYTGVEATCNAKKEVSHAASITGHEDVPANSESALLKAVASQPISVYIDASGSDFQFYSSGVFTGTCGTSLDHGVTAVGYGISDDGTKYWLVKNSWGAEWGEEGYIRMQRDVASQEGLCGIAMEASYPTA